Proteins encoded by one window of Emticicia oligotrophica DSM 17448:
- a CDS encoding Y-family DNA polymerase, whose product MIALVDCNNFYASCERLFRPKLAEKPVIVLSNNDGCIIARSNEAKALGIGMGEPFFKVKELIERHDIAVFSSNYALYGDISDRVMKTLYEFAPQIEIYSIDEAFLDLSNLRHTDIFEYCQMIRAKVRQYTGIPVSIGIAPTKTLAKLANNYAKKHRKETGVCILDNDVDTQIALQMTKVEDIWGIGRQYTKFLMQNHINTAYDFLQLPQNWILKNLKIVGLRTQNELNGKPCISLTLNPEPKKSILSSRSFVKKISTIEPMKDAVACFAARCGEKLRQQGSCASLLHVYIQTNPFRPEEKQYFNSIVIQLAIPTSYTPSLIEAAHKALARIYKDGYRYKKASVMVSGIVPNNQLQANLFEEQLQTHRERTLVHKMDSLNKLMGRDKIKFAAQGNLWKYQPDDSKKYVSPANCYTTRIHEILTVDEKLHEKY is encoded by the coding sequence ATGATTGCATTAGTAGATTGTAATAATTTCTATGCTTCTTGCGAACGACTTTTTAGACCTAAGTTAGCAGAGAAACCTGTGATAGTTTTATCGAATAATGATGGTTGCATCATTGCTCGCTCAAATGAGGCTAAGGCCTTAGGTATTGGCATGGGAGAACCTTTCTTCAAGGTGAAAGAATTAATAGAACGCCATGATATTGCTGTATTTTCTTCTAATTATGCTTTGTATGGAGATATCTCAGATAGAGTGATGAAAACACTTTATGAGTTTGCTCCACAAATTGAAATTTATTCTATTGATGAAGCATTTCTTGACCTTAGTAATTTACGGCATACTGATATTTTTGAGTATTGTCAAATGATTCGTGCAAAAGTAAGGCAATATACTGGTATTCCTGTTTCAATTGGTATTGCTCCTACCAAGACGCTTGCTAAATTGGCAAATAATTACGCAAAAAAGCATAGAAAGGAAACAGGTGTATGTATTTTAGACAATGACGTAGATACCCAGATAGCCTTGCAAATGACAAAAGTGGAAGATATTTGGGGAATTGGCCGACAATACACGAAGTTTTTAATGCAGAACCATATCAATACAGCCTATGATTTTTTGCAACTACCCCAAAATTGGATTTTAAAAAATCTTAAGATTGTGGGATTAAGAACCCAAAATGAACTGAATGGTAAACCCTGTATTTCTTTAACGTTAAATCCTGAACCAAAAAAATCAATTTTGAGTTCTCGTTCATTTGTGAAGAAAATTTCAACGATTGAGCCAATGAAAGATGCCGTGGCTTGTTTTGCTGCTCGTTGCGGTGAAAAACTTCGTCAACAGGGTAGTTGTGCGAGTTTATTGCATGTTTATATACAAACGAATCCTTTTCGACCAGAGGAAAAACAATATTTTAATTCGATAGTCATTCAGTTAGCCATACCCACTTCATATACACCAAGTTTGATTGAGGCAGCTCATAAGGCATTAGCACGCATCTATAAGGATGGCTACCGATATAAAAAAGCAAGTGTGATGGTTAGCGGAATTGTCCCTAATAATCAGTTACAAGCGAATTTATTTGAAGAACAACTCCAGACACACAGAGAAAGAACGCTTGTTCATAAAATGGATTCTCTGAATAAATTGATGGGCAGAGATAAGATAAAATTTGCCGCACAGGGTAATTTGTGGAAATATCAACCTGACGATTCAAAAAAATACGTAAGCCCAGCCAATTGTTACACAACTCGGATTCATGAAATACTGACAGTAGATGAAAAATTGCACGAAAAATATTAA
- a CDS encoding LexA family protein: protein MSISSYENATIVNFYSVVEKQGDLESQIPLYLSRISAGFPSPADDYVELKIDFNALLVDKAHATFCVRVKGNSMEGAGILDGAILIVDRSKEPADGKIVVGIVNGEFTVKRILKSKKGICLVAEHPAYDPIWIKEGMEFQVFGVVTYIINRAK, encoded by the coding sequence ATGAGTATTTCCTCATACGAAAATGCAACCATTGTAAATTTTTACAGTGTTGTTGAGAAACAAGGTGATTTAGAGAGTCAAATACCCTTGTATTTATCAAGAATATCGGCTGGTTTTCCTAGCCCAGCTGATGATTATGTAGAACTAAAAATTGATTTTAATGCCCTTTTAGTCGATAAGGCACATGCTACCTTTTGTGTAAGGGTTAAGGGAAATTCGATGGAAGGAGCAGGTATTTTAGATGGAGCCATTTTAATCGTTGATAGGTCTAAAGAACCAGCTGATGGTAAAATTGTAGTAGGGATTGTCAATGGAGAATTTACGGTCAAACGTATTTTGAAATCCAAAAAGGGTATTTGCTTGGTGGCAGAGCATCCGGCCTATGACCCAATTTGGATTAAAGAAGGCATGGAATTTCAAGTTTTTGGGGTGGTTACTTATATTATTAATCGAGCAAAATGA
- the atpH gene encoding ATP synthase F1 subunit delta — translation MADSIVAYRYAKSLFDLAAERKVVDEVNNDMHLFKQICDENRQFLVVLGNPIIRHEQKFGILKKTFEKNVHPVTFSIFSVLTKKNRENLIYSIAEEFGKLYNQQKGIQKAVVTTVTPLTDSQRDEFKKVVAEATGKTVVLEEKVNENLIGGYVLSIGDTQIDTSVRKKLNELKLQLA, via the coding sequence ATGGCAGACTCAATAGTTGCTTATAGATATGCTAAATCATTATTTGATTTAGCAGCTGAACGAAAAGTTGTTGATGAAGTAAACAACGACATGCATTTGTTCAAACAGATTTGTGATGAAAACCGTCAATTTTTGGTGGTATTGGGTAATCCAATCATTCGTCACGAACAAAAATTCGGAATTTTGAAAAAAACTTTCGAAAAAAATGTTCATCCTGTGACTTTCTCAATTTTTAGCGTCTTAACTAAAAAGAATAGAGAAAACCTCATATATTCAATCGCTGAAGAATTTGGTAAACTTTACAATCAGCAAAAAGGAATTCAAAAAGCAGTTGTTACTACTGTAACGCCTTTGACAGATAGTCAAAGAGATGAATTCAAAAAAGTTGTAGCTGAAGCAACGGGTAAAACAGTTGTTTTAGAAGAAAAAGTTAACGAAAATCTCATTGGAGGTTATGTGCTAAGTATCGGTGATACGCAAATTGATACTTCAGTTAGAAAGAAATTAAATGAGTTAAAGCTTCAATTGGCTTAA
- a CDS encoding F0F1 ATP synthase subunit B — MELLTPAVGLLFWMALVFGILVLLLKKFAWKPILSALKEREDSIESALRMAEETRAEMAKLKADNDKILAEARAERDKMIRDGKDVADKLIAEAKDRAVAEGNKIIADAREAIQQEKTAMIAQMKKDLATFSIEIAEKVLRKELADKKSQEDLVSSLISEANLN, encoded by the coding sequence ATGGAATTGCTAACCCCTGCCGTTGGTCTGTTATTTTGGATGGCATTAGTTTTCGGAATCTTAGTACTTTTGTTGAAAAAGTTTGCTTGGAAACCAATTTTATCAGCATTGAAAGAACGTGAAGATTCAATTGAGTCAGCTCTTCGTATGGCAGAGGAAACACGTGCGGAAATGGCAAAATTAAAAGCTGATAACGATAAAATTTTAGCTGAAGCTCGTGCCGAACGTGATAAAATGATTCGTGATGGTAAAGATGTAGCAGATAAATTAATTGCTGAAGCGAAAGATAGAGCCGTAGCTGAAGGGAATAAGATTATTGCTGATGCACGTGAGGCTATCCAACAAGAAAAAACTGCTATGATTGCTCAAATGAAGAAAGACTTGGCTACATTCTCAATCGAAATTGCTGAAAAAGTACTTCGCAAAGAATTGGCGGATAAAAAATCGCAAGAAGATTTAGTTTCTTCATTAATTTCTGAAGCTAATTTGAACTAA
- the atpE gene encoding ATP synthase F0 subunit C produces the protein MSFLQVLLQAAADGGRGLAVMGAAAGAGLAAIGAGLGLGKIGSSALEGVARQPEAANKIQTMMIIIAALVEAVALFAAVICLLISFKLA, from the coding sequence ATGTCTTTCTTACAAGTTCTTTTACAAGCTGCCGCTGATGGCGGACGTGGTCTTGCTGTTATGGGTGCTGCTGCTGGTGCAGGTCTTGCTGCTATTGGTGCAGGTCTTGGTTTAGGTAAAATTGGTAGCAGTGCATTAGAAGGTGTTGCACGTCAACCAGAAGCTGCTAACAAAATCCAAACTATGATGATTATCATCGCAGCCCTTGTAGAAGCCGTGGCATTGTTTGCAGCAGTAATCTGTTTGTTGATTTCTTTCAAATTAGCGTAA
- the atpB gene encoding F0F1 ATP synthase subunit A codes for MLRKITGKLLLVLSLSVFSFSFSFAQEGHEATHENHESKEATHEEEKFDIGKMIMHHIADSHEWEFAHGLTIPLPVILYTKQYGLEVFSSKRFTEGNGVYNGYINLHEHIHRLNPQGGLDEEVHVIDLSITKNVASMILSAIILVTLMSTVAKGFSQNRGKAPKGIQSFLEPIIIFIRDEVVKPNIGPKYEKYLPYLLTLFFFILINNLLGLLPGGANLTGNIAITLFLAVITFILTHVNANKHYWMHLVKPEGVPAAMLPLMWVVEIAGVFMKPMSLTIRLFANITAGHIIILSLLGLIFIFQSAAVGGVVTLFTLFMNLIELMVAFLQAFIFTLLSSMYIGSAIEEHHEADHGH; via the coding sequence ATGTTGCGTAAGATTACAGGTAAACTCCTACTCGTTCTTTCATTATCGGTATTTTCTTTCAGTTTTTCTTTTGCTCAAGAAGGGCATGAAGCTACCCATGAAAACCACGAGTCTAAAGAAGCTACACACGAAGAAGAAAAGTTTGACATCGGTAAGATGATTATGCACCACATTGCCGATTCTCATGAATGGGAATTCGCACATGGTCTTACAATTCCTCTTCCAGTTATTCTTTACACAAAACAATACGGTTTAGAAGTTTTCTCTTCAAAGAGATTCACTGAAGGTAATGGTGTATATAATGGATACATCAATTTGCATGAGCATATTCACCGTTTAAATCCACAAGGTGGCCTCGACGAAGAAGTGCATGTAATAGATTTATCAATTACTAAGAATGTTGCTTCAATGATTTTGAGTGCAATTATTTTAGTAACTTTGATGAGTACGGTAGCCAAAGGTTTTTCACAAAACCGTGGAAAAGCTCCAAAAGGTATTCAATCATTTTTAGAGCCAATCATTATTTTTATTCGTGATGAAGTGGTTAAACCAAACATCGGCCCAAAATATGAAAAATATCTTCCTTATTTATTGACTCTATTTTTCTTTATCTTAATCAATAACCTTTTAGGTCTTCTACCTGGAGGTGCCAACCTTACTGGTAATATTGCTATTACACTTTTCTTAGCGGTCATTACCTTTATTCTTACACATGTGAATGCCAATAAACATTATTGGATGCACTTAGTGAAGCCAGAAGGTGTGCCTGCGGCTATGTTACCGTTGATGTGGGTGGTTGAAATCGCTGGGGTATTTATGAAGCCAATGTCGTTGACTATTCGTCTTTTTGCTAATATCACTGCTGGTCACATCATTATCCTTAGTTTATTAGGTTTGATTTTCATCTTTCAGAGTGCTGCGGTTGGTGGAGTCGTAACATTGTTTACATTGTTCATGAACCTAATCGAGTTAATGGTTGCTTTCTTGCAAGCATTTATCTTTACATTGTTATCATCAATGTATATTGGTAGTGCTATCGAAGAACACCACGAAGCTGACCACGGTCACTGA